The Antennarius striatus isolate MH-2024 chromosome 23, ASM4005453v1, whole genome shotgun sequence genome has a segment encoding these proteins:
- the msantd1 gene encoding myb/SANT-like DNA-binding domain-containing protein 1 translates to MATEDGFSYLMPGHSEKHRRAPNWTDGEMKALLYVWEEHHNELKTSKRNAKVYEKMSQRFFQLTGEQRFKEEIKMKITNMSFQYRRLKSITGDGGETPDWPYYKSIEKILSKPLENGRVNSLEFQASSAGPSTSSQSTDNMAPLSEEGMMGFLPEYTGSSDELEIKQELDSLSSDSEHTQGSSSHPSKRRRTHRRLSIKRKKLRVMQAMLQQQKRSSRAIEETCREVRRAMHQQNLLQVQCLQLQERMMNLLEKMIQPPSAASASRGQSGVKDPGKP, encoded by the exons ATGGCCACAGAAGACGGCTTCAGCTACCTGATGCCGGGCCACAGCGAGAAACACCGGCGAGCCCCCAACTGGACGGACGGCGAAATGAAAGCGCTCCTCTACGTGTGGGAGGAACACCACAACGAACTGAAAACCAGCAAGAGGAACGCCAAGGTGTACGAGAAGATGTCCCAGAGGTTCTTCCAGCTGACCGGGGAGCAGCGCTTCAAGGAGGAGATCAAGATGAAGATCACCAACATGTCTTTCCAGTACAG GCGGCTGAAATCCATCACCGGCGACGGCGGCGAGACGCCGGATTGGCCGTACTACAAGTCCATCGAGAAGATCCTCTCCAAGCCCCTGGAGAACGGTCGGGTGAACTCCTTGGAGTTCCAGGCCTCGTCCGCGGGGCCCTCCACTTCGTCCCAGTCCACAGACAACATGGCGCCGCTGTCGGAGGAGGGCATGATGGGATTCCTGCCGGAATACACGGGATCCTCAGATGAGCTGGAGATAAAACAAGAGCTGGACTCATTGAGCTCCGACAGCGAACACACACAGGGCTCCAG CTCTCACCCATCCAAGAGAAGGCGTACCCACAGGCGGCTGTCCATCAAGAGGAAGAAGCTGCGGGTGATGCAGGCcatgttgcagcagcagaagAGGTCGAGCCGGGCCATTGAAGAGACGTGCAGGGAGGTCCGTCGAGCCATGCACCAACAGaaccttctccaagtccagtGTTTGCAACTGCAGGAGCGTATGATGAACCTCCTGGAGAAGATGATCCAGCCTCCTTCGGCCGCCTCAGCTTCACGGGGTCAGAGTGGGGTCAAAGATCCAGGGAAGCCGTGA